Proteins encoded by one window of Nicotiana tabacum cultivar K326 chromosome 10, ASM71507v2, whole genome shotgun sequence:
- the LOC107768337 gene encoding oleosin H1-like has translation MAENGQMMDIVNPQEVSRRTLILATLAGIAVEGPLLGMMGFSFLTSLIILVVTSPLLLIFSPLLFGAACIFAFAIAGFGVAGTMAFAGLSSFVLVYRSLIKGVRKTGIDYGDTDHEPVVSVDKMIQPDETVAKDEQQQLDTEVAGNMDRIEADETVKEQQQDTSVPVTRIVELFESLKEHPHDSTTAVEEQHHDQE, from the exons ATGGCTGAAAACGGTCAAATGATGGATATTGTAAATCCCCAGGAAGTGAGCAGAAGGACGTTGATTCTGGCAACACTGGCTGGAATAGCAGTAGAAGGCCCACTTTTGGGGATGATGGGTTTCAGCTTTCTGACTTCTTTGATAATTCTGGTCGTAACTTCTCCGCTGCTCTTGATATTTAGTCCTCTGTTGTTTGGTGCTGCTTGTATTTTCGCATTCGCCATCGCAGGCTTTGGGGTGGCTGGGACTATGGCTTTTGCAGGATTGTCTTCGTTTGTTCTGGTCTATCGTTCACTAATTAAAGGCGTAAGAAAAACGGGCATAGACTACGGCGATACTGATCATGAGCCGGTGGTCAGTGTGGATAAAATGATTCAGCCGGACGAGACTGTAGCGAAGGATGAGCAGCAGCAGCTGGACACTGAAGTGGCAG GTAATATGGACAGAATTGAGGCGGATGAGACAGTGAAGGAACAGCAACAAGACACATCAGTGCCAGTTACTAGAATTGTTGAGTTGTTTGAGTCTTTAAAGGAGCATCCCCATGACTCTACTACTGCTGTGGAGGAGCAGCACCACGATCAAGAATAG